TCCCGGTGCTCTGTCCCCGGGACTCCCCTGGCTGATGCTTGCAAATCAGCCGATCGGCGTTAGCCGCGGTTCCTACGAGCCGACCAACCTAGACCTACCGAGTGCCGCCCGCCCAACCCGGTGCTCTGTCCCCCAGAACGACCAACCCAGTGCTCTGTCCCCGAGAATAATCTCCCGGTGCTCTGTCCCCGGGACTCCCCGACCAACCCGGTGCTCTGCCCACCGGGCTCCCTTCTCTGTGCTCAGTCCCCCGAGGAACACGGCGAACAGCCCCACACCAACGCCGAAAATAACCGACAAATTTGAAAGCAATTCGACATGGACACCTGGGTCACGACCTCCGCCCCCGTGCCCAATTAGCGCGCACTTCGGCGTTCACCACCCTGCCTGTCGCGTGCACAACTTTCAAGCACCGCCCTTTTGCTTGCGTAAGTCGTTTTGAAAGCATCGTTTACGAATCGGCGTTTGACGATGCTCGATGATCGACGCATCCAACCGCACGAGCGACACAGCGAACGACGTTGCTCACTCAAAACGAAAATGCTTGCAAAGGAATCTCGCCGATGGCCGATCTCAACCCGAAGGAATCCAACCCCCAGGTGACCCCCGAAGCCGCGCCCGCCGCCAACGAACTACGCTACGCCAGTGACCCCGACCCGGCTAAAGAGGCGACCCTGCCAACGCTGGACATCACCATCGAAGAGGCCAACGGTGACTACGAAAGCCGCTGCAAGCAATGCATGGAATTGGCACAAGAAGCCTTCGCGATGACCGGAAGCTGGGTCCTCTTCTACCGGGTGATCCTGGGAACCAACGGGGTTGTCGCCAAACTGTTCCCCGACTCCAGCGAATACCAGCAATTCCTCGCCAGCGAGTACCACGCGACGCTTCACGAAATGCTCGCCGCCATCCGCAGCCAAGATCAGTCGAAAGCGGACTCGGCTGAACCCGAACGAATGATCACCATTCGCATTCCGCGGTCGCTCCACGAAGCACTCCAAGAAGAAGCAAAGGGAAGCGGCCTCAGCATCAACAAGCTTGCGATCAGCAAGCTTCTGCTGCCCGTCAACCCACGATTTGTCCCCGAACAACAAGGGCGCCGTCGCGGCCGGAAACCCGGCCCACAAGGCACCCGCAACAAACTCGGCTCCGTTTCCAACGAGGACGCACAACAACCCGGCCACACCCCGGTCCAGCGAATCGATTTCCAGCACGCCAACGCTGTCCGCGAAAACAACTCGCCGGCCCACCACTGGGGAAACCAACCACGCGGTTAACAACCAGGCGACACTGCGGACGGAAACCAAAAGATTCGCCGGAGCTTAACACCGCCCGGCAGAACGCCCCCTGCCCGCGACAGCCATGCCCTGCCCGCGACAGCCAAGCCAACCATCGAGAGATGCGAGGCTTAGCTAGCAATCCGCTAGTCGCGCCGCGACCAAACACGCGGCTGTCTCGATCCGATAGATACGCGGCCCCAAACCAACCGGCTCAAACCCAGCCTTACGGGCTCGCGATACCTCGAGGTCCGACAGCCCACCCTCGGGACCGATCACAACCATCGCCCCCGATTGCGCGTCGGCACAAACAGAACTGAGCAACCGACCGCCGGGGTGGGCGACCCATCGTGCGGTCGCAGGCCCGTCATCGAGCGAATCCAGAAACTGCGAGAAGCCGACCGGCTCGGCAACATCCATCAAGATGTTCCGGCCGCTTTGCTTGCACGACTCGATCACGACTCGGCGCAGCTTTGTCACCATCGCCGCACTGGGTGGCCGCTGAGTCCGCTCGCAAACCAAAGGAACCAAATGGCGCACGCCGAGTTCCGCCAACCGCTCGACTAATTCCTTTGCACGGTCGCCCTTGGGCATCGCGATTGCTAGTGAGCAGGGGCGACCTGATTCACGGTCGACCAGTTCCGGCGGCATCGAGCTCACCGTGCAGCTTCGCTTATCGATCGCAGCAACCGAAGCAACCGATTGCCACCCGGCACCATCAAACAGCTCGATCTCATCATCGGGCTGCAATCGCATCACCCGGGACGCATGACGCGACTCTTCGTCGCTTAGAGAAACGATACCGCCATCGCGGGGCAAGTCGGGAACAAAGTACCGTCGGGTCACAACAACTACCTACCATCAACACAGTATCCCGCCGGGGTACGACACGCCCCGGCTCGAAGAGCGATGATAGGGTAACGACTATTCGGCAAACCGATAGATCGCATCGGCGGTGCGAATGACCAATGAGTTTTCGACGGCGGCAAAGCTTGCCATGATCTGTCCGTCGAGCTGGCTTTCGGAAACCACTTCAGCATCACGCCCCGCCGACATCACCGTGACCGTCCCTTCGTGAGAACCGAAATAGAGACGGCCATCGACCAGCAGCGGCGACGCACTGTGCTTTCCGCCGATCCGCTTCTTCCAAACCATCTGTCCGCTATCGGCTTCAAAGCAACTGGCAATTCCGTTGTCATCGATCACGTAAACCAAGCCGTCGTGCAACACCGGTGAAGGCTTCGTGGGAATGCCCTTTGGAACTGTCCAGACGACATGCGACGAAGAAACATCGCCTTCGCCGTCGACCCGCACCGCCCAGAGCTGCGCCTTGCCGAACCCGGTGGAAAAATAAACGACCCCATCGCCATAGACCGGTCGCGGGACCACAGAAAACCCCTTGCCGTGATAGGCACGCCAGATCTCATTCCCCGTCTCTGGTTGATAGGCGACTATCCATTGGCTGCCCATGCAAATCAATTGCTCACGCCCGCGCGGATCGACGATCTTGATCGGTGTGCAGTACGCCTTCTTTTGGTCACCGCTGGGCGCGACCATCTCAGGTCGATCGACTTCCCAAACCGTCTTTCCGGTGGACTTGTCGAGCGCAACTACATACTGACGCTCCATCCCATCCTGGATAAGCACTAACCGATCCCCATCAACAAATGGCGAGCTTCCCGGGCCGACGGCATGGTCAAGAGGCAACCTTCGACTCCAAACTATTTCGCCGCCCGTGCGATCAACGCAGAAAGTCCCAAATGTACCGAAGTGGCAGTAAACATTTCCGCCACTAATGACCGGAGTAGGTGACGCATAGCTGTTGAGCGGGTGAATCGGATCGGGCTGCTCGACAGTCGTCAGGTCGACTTGCCGAAGCAACTCTCCGGTCTTGAAATCCACCGAGACCAGCTTCAGATCGATTTGCTTTGCGACCGCGCGTTGCTTGAGATGCTTTTCCTCAACGCCAGCTTGGCGGAGCATCGCGACGCGCTCTTCTTCGGTCGGAATGGCTTCGATCGCCGTCGTCATCCAAACGACGCCGTCGGCGATGACCGGCGATGACCAAGCTTTCCCCGGCAACGCCGTTTTCCAAAGCAGATTTTCATCTTCGCCGACGGTCAGCGGAACGCTTTGACCGACAACAACGCCGTCCCCCGCGGGCCCACGAAACTGAGGCCAAGGTGCGCCGGCAGAAACAGCGGACGCAATCAAAATCGGCAAAAACGCGGCGTGCGGAAACAAACGATGCATGGCAGGGCTTCGCGAGGCGGGAAGAAATCAGACCAGATCGGCCCGATTATAGCCTCGGAGTTTTTTTGATGCGATTTCCCTTTCGCCATTCAGCCGCGCATTCGGATCACAGCTCCTTGACGCGCACGCCTTTCCAACGAACCTTTCCCGACTTGCCACTATGAATTTGCAATCCAAAATAACCTTCGGCATAGGTCCCGTCATCTTGCCAATGCGCTGCCGGCACACCGTTAATCCAAGTCTTGACGTCGTTACCTTGAACCTTGATCGTCAAACGGTTCCATTCACCTTCCTTCAGCGCCTGCCGTGCTTCGGCATGCTGCTTCAGCCATAGCGGGTAAAAATACCCACCACAGCTTTGGCCGTAGATGCCACCGGACCAGCCACGATCTTGCGAGAAACCTTCCATCTCCGCTTGTGGCCCGTAGACGGTTTCTTTGTCGCCTTTCTTGCGAAGTTTAGCGCGGAACATCACTCCCGAATTCCCGTCCTCTTCCCATTTCATTTCACAAGTGAAAATGAAATCCTTGTAGTCATCGCGTTCGCTGCTCAAGTAGGTACTAGGTGACCCCGGCACACAGGTCCCGATCACCTCACTATCGACCGCTTCGAATTTGCACTCACCGCCGATCGGTCGCCAACCGTCAAGATTATTGCCATTAAACAGAGGCTCAAAACCTTCGCCCAACGCTGGCTCCGATTCCGTGTTGATCAACATCTCTGCCGGGTTCGGTGCATTTTGCTGTTTTTCGTATTTGTCGATCCACTTTTGTTGCGACGGATCGAGCTCACCGGCACCTGCGACGGAAGCCAGTAGAGCGGTGGCAGCTAAGAAACAACGACAAATCATGCGCATAAAAATCTTCGAGTAAGGGGGCAAACGAAATCTGAATGAATGACAAGGTCTGGCGCGGAATCGGAACACGAGTGGAAATCGCTCTCTACGACTCGTAGATGGAACATCGGCGAATCGGCCGCGAACCGGCATTCTACCCCAAGGCGACGACCAACGAGAGCGCCTTCGCTGCGGATTCGGCAATGCCCGAGCGAACCAACCAAAGACTGAACAGCACGAATTCCGCGCTAACTCGAAGTCACCACTTTCCCGACGAAGACCCATTCGGCGCACATTCGTCAAGCGGGACAAATGCTCATTAATTCCGGATGAACGCCGCCCTAATTTCCCCCTACGACCGGAATCTTCCCTATTATCTTATCCCTGGTGACTGAAAAGACTTCTCACCCGACCGATGCAAGCCCCGCGGTCTGACAGACCATCCTTGGGCCAGCATCCAGATGCCCCCCTTCATGCGATTGACAGGCACTTTGATGTCCGAGCGAACTATTCGAACTCGTCTGGAACCCCGTTCGACGACACTCAGGCACCGCCGTCGCCGACTGCTTCAAGAGCAGCTTGAAGCCCGCGTCGTGCTTTCGGCGACGATCGGAAACAACATCGACGTCGGCGACTCGCTGCAAAATTACCGCCTGGCCATCGCGGCCACTGAAGAATACACGGCGTACTTCGGAGGCGAGACTCAGGCTCTGGCGGCGATTGAGGACTTTGTCGACGACGTCAACGAGATCTTTGAAAAGGAACTTTCGATCCACTTTGACTTGGTCAGTGGTACCAACACGATCTTCGACGCATCGATTGGCGAGTTTGACTCTTACACCAACGGCAACACGTCGGCGATGCTCAATGAAAACACCGCGATTCTGAACGGGATCGTCGGTGAATCCAACTACGACATCGGACATGTTTTTGGTCTGGCGATCAGCGGAGGGCAAGGTCTGGCCGGCCTCGGCGTTGTGAACACCATTTACAAGGGACGCGGCGCATCGATTCATGCGATGCCCCAAGGCACTTCTTGGGTGCATCTTGTCGCGCATGAATTCGGCCACCAGTTCAATGCCGAACACACCTTCAACGGCAATACTTATGGATCGACCGCTGGCAGCCGATCCGCGACAAGCGCTTACGAACCGGCCAGTGGTTCGACGCTGATGAGCTATGCCGGAATCGCAGGCCAAGACAACTTGCAATCCGACCCGGATCCGTATTTTCACTCCGCAAGCTTTGAAGAAATCCAATCGTTCATCGCTTCGACGGCCCCACCGAATTCGACCACGCCGCTGAGCAACAACGTCCCCACGGTTAGCGGTGGAGCCGACTACACGATCCCACAGGGAACCCCATTTGCCTTGACCGCGACCGGTAATGACGCCGACGCGGCAGACACGTTGACGTACACTTGGGAACAGCTTGACCTGGGGTCGGCGATGAGTTTGCCGCTGACTGACAACGGGGACAGCCCGCTGTTTCGATCGTTTCCACCGAGTACGGAACCGACTCGGGTGTTTCCCAAACTGAGCGATCTTGCCGCAGGAGTCGACACGGCGGCGATCGGCGAGACGTTACCAACGACAGCACGAGAGTTAAACTTTCGCGCGAGCGTTCGCGACGGTAACGGAGGAATCCATAGTGACGACGTCAAGCTAACTGTGGTCAACACCGCGACCCCGTTTTCGGTGACCAGTCCGAACACGGGTGTGAACTGGGCCGGGGGAAGCAATCAAACGATCAGCTGGAACACAGCGGGAACTCAATCGGCGCCCTTCAACGTTTCATCGGTCGATATCGACTTGTCGATCGATGGTGGATTGACTTATCCAATTTCGCTGATTTCTGGAACGGCGAATGACGGATCAGAAACGCTGACGATTCCGAATCTGGACACCTCCAATGCGAGAGTTCGAGTCAGCGCTGTCGGGAATGTGTTTTTCGATCTCTCTGACACCGACTTTACAATTGCAGCAGACGCCGGAGCGCCGGGAATCTCGATCGTCGAGTCGGCCGGATCCACCCAAATCGGTGAACCGGGTCTGCTGGGAAGTTCGCCGATCGATACGTACCTCCTGTCGTTGACGACGACACCAACTTCCGCAGTCGAAGTGACTGTCTCGGCGGATGCGCAAACCGAAGTCAGCTTAGACGGCAATAGTTTTTCAAACAGCGTCATCGTTTCGAAATCTGACACTTCCGCCAGCACGATCTACGTCCGCGGTCTTGACGATACCGATGCCGAAGGCGTTCACTCGGGAGTCATCACACATACGGTCAGCACCAGTGGCGATGCGAACTACCCCATTGGCCTAAACGGGCCGCCGATCACGGCTTCGATCGGTGACGACGAAGTGCAGCCTGTCATCGGCACGGATTTTGACCGACCGGGTGAACCGTCGCCCGAAAACTGGACGCTCACCACGGGTGCCTCAACCTACAGCAACTTGATTCGCGAAGACGGCGTTGTCACCACAGTCGACCTGAGCATTACGCGAAGCGGCGGATCCGGCGCGAACCTTTCCGACTCGCCGACCGCACCACTTCATACACCCGACCTCGCCGACATCGGTGGCAACTATATCGCGGCAAACTCGATCACGCTTACCTGGTCGGGTTTGGACGCCGGAGTGGACTACAACGTCTACCTGTTTCTGACCGAAAATTTTGGCATCGATGTCCATCAATCCGTCGCGATCACG
Above is a genomic segment from Roseiconus lacunae containing:
- a CDS encoding toxin-antitoxin system HicB family antitoxin, with translation MADLNPKESNPQVTPEAAPAANELRYASDPDPAKEATLPTLDITIEEANGDYESRCKQCMELAQEAFAMTGSWVLFYRVILGTNGVVAKLFPDSSEYQQFLASEYHATLHEMLAAIRSQDQSKADSAEPERMITIRIPRSLHEALQEEAKGSGLSINKLAISKLLLPVNPRFVPEQQGRRRGRKPGPQGTRNKLGSVSNEDAQQPGHTPVQRIDFQHANAVRENNSPAHHWGNQPRG
- a CDS encoding RsmE family RNA methyltransferase, whose product is MTRRYFVPDLPRDGGIVSLSDEESRHASRVMRLQPDDEIELFDGAGWQSVASVAAIDKRSCTVSSMPPELVDRESGRPCSLAIAMPKGDRAKELVERLAELGVRHLVPLVCERTQRPPSAAMVTKLRRVVIESCKQSGRNILMDVAEPVGFSQFLDSLDDGPATARWVAHPGGRLLSSVCADAQSGAMVVIGPEGGLSDLEVSRARKAGFEPVGLGPRIYRIETAACLVAARLADC
- a CDS encoding PQQ-binding-like beta-propeller repeat protein; amino-acid sequence: MHRLFPHAAFLPILIASAVSAGAPWPQFRGPAGDGVVVGQSVPLTVGEDENLLWKTALPGKAWSSPVIADGVVWMTTAIEAIPTEEERVAMLRQAGVEEKHLKQRAVAKQIDLKLVSVDFKTGELLRQVDLTTVEQPDPIHPLNSYASPTPVISGGNVYCHFGTFGTFCVDRTGGEIVWSRRLPLDHAVGPGSSPFVDGDRLVLIQDGMERQYVVALDKSTGKTVWEVDRPEMVAPSGDQKKAYCTPIKIVDPRGREQLICMGSQWIVAYQPETGNEIWRAYHGKGFSVVPRPVYGDGVVYFSTGFGKAQLWAVRVDGEGDVSSSHVVWTVPKGIPTKPSPVLHDGLVYVIDDNGIASCFEADSGQMVWKKRIGGKHSASPLLVDGRLYFGSHEGTVTVMSAGRDAEVVSESQLDGQIMASFAAVENSLVIRTADAIYRFAE
- a CDS encoding 3-keto-disaccharide hydrolase, which produces MICRCFLAATALLASVAGAGELDPSQQKWIDKYEKQQNAPNPAEMLINTESEPALGEGFEPLFNGNNLDGWRPIGGECKFEAVDSEVIGTCVPGSPSTYLSSERDDYKDFIFTCEMKWEEDGNSGVMFRAKLRKKGDKETVYGPQAEMEGFSQDRGWSGGIYGQSCGGYFYPLWLKQHAEARQALKEGEWNRLTIKVQGNDVKTWINGVPAAHWQDDGTYAEGYFGLQIHSGKSGKVRWKGVRVKEL